In one window of Ruminococcus hominis DNA:
- a CDS encoding MFS transporter gives MAKTKKELGLDSMGVQKSMRTTDYLGDGLGQLPLNIMAGLVGQLTYFYTEKVGLAAGMVATMLLIAKIFDAFSDLIMGKIMDEGKSPKGKCRPWFLRMAIPAAVMIVLLFTVPKNAVSGLQSAYVLITNILITAVVYTAVAIPYGALMAMRTESSEERGKMGVFRAAFGYIAGMVIAILLIPITNMLGGTQSAWIKVSVIFALISLLSLLVLYKVTKENAHIVEKSEDEDVTFGEGIKMLFKNKYWVIMLVLQFMMNISYGLSSSGGTYYAKYILGNDNIVALLGAVGLIPTFLGFILTGPLASKLGMTKTCMVSCAMGAAACLVRVFTPYSLMTCIVGGAVTTFANIPLMCLFGAMVNNCVEYNDYKFGKRIVGMTNSANSFGSKIGSGIGASLIGWLLAAAGYNAALEVQPASVDTAIFAFGIYIPLALFVIMFILLLKNDLEKRYPEIVAELQKRKEAK, from the coding sequence ATGGCTAAAACAAAAAAAGAACTTGGCCTGGACTCAATGGGAGTTCAGAAATCAATGAGAACTACAGACTATCTTGGTGATGGTCTCGGACAGTTACCGCTGAATATTATGGCTGGTCTGGTTGGACAGCTGACTTACTTTTACACAGAGAAAGTTGGACTGGCAGCAGGAATGGTTGCTACAATGCTTCTGATTGCAAAGATTTTTGATGCATTTTCAGATCTTATCATGGGTAAGATTATGGATGAAGGAAAGTCACCAAAGGGAAAATGTCGTCCATGGTTTCTTAGAATGGCAATACCAGCGGCTGTAATGATCGTTCTTCTGTTTACAGTACCGAAGAATGCAGTCAGCGGTCTTCAGTCAGCATATGTATTGATCACTAATATTTTGATCACAGCAGTAGTTTATACAGCAGTTGCAATTCCTTACGGAGCATTGATGGCTATGCGTACAGAGAGCTCTGAAGAGCGTGGTAAGATGGGTGTCTTCCGTGCAGCATTTGGATATATTGCCGGAATGGTAATCGCAATCCTTTTGATTCCAATCACAAATATGCTTGGTGGTACTCAGAGCGCATGGATCAAAGTATCAGTAATTTTCGCATTGATTTCACTTCTTTCATTACTTGTACTTTATAAAGTAACAAAAGAAAATGCACATATTGTTGAGAAGAGTGAAGATGAAGATGTAACTTTTGGAGAAGGAATTAAAATGCTCTTCAAGAATAAATACTGGGTCATCATGCTTGTACTCCAGTTTATGATGAATATTTCATATGGACTGAGTTCTTCAGGTGGTACATATTATGCAAAATATATTCTTGGAAACGATAATATCGTTGCGCTTCTTGGTGCAGTCGGACTGATTCCTACATTCCTTGGATTTATTTTGACAGGACCACTGGCATCTAAATTAGGTATGACAAAAACTTGTATGGTTTCCTGTGCAATGGGAGCAGCAGCCTGCCTGGTGAGAGTATTTACACCGTACAGTCTTATGACATGTATTGTAGGTGGAGCAGTAACAACATTTGCTAACATTCCTCTGATGTGTCTGTTCGGAGCAATGGTAAATAACTGTGTTGAGTACAATGATTACAAGTTCGGAAAACGTATCGTAGGTATGACAAACAGTGCAAACTCTTTTGGAAGTAAGATTGGATCCGGTATTGGAGCATCTTTGATTGGATGGCTTCTGGCAGCGGCTGGATACAATGCAGCGCTTGAAGTGCAACCTGCATCAGTAGATACAGCAATCTTCGCATTTGGTATCTACATTCCACTTGCACTTTTCGTAATCATGTTTATCCTTCTTTTGAAGAATGACCTTGAGAAGAGATATCCTGAGATTGTAGCTGAACTGCAGAAGAGAAAAGAAGCAAAATAG
- a CDS encoding IS3 family transposase, which produces MAIKFFYETKNWSINWMCKQLEISRSAYYKWLHREIPEQEAENMKLAELIKEYDERFNHILGYRRMTSWINHFNHTSYNPKRVHRIMKKLGIHSAIRRKKKNYTPSTPESVSENKLGRDFYADAPNKKWTTDVTEFKVPGTNKKLYLSAILDLYDRYPVAYVIGIRNDSRLVFKTFDKALAANPEARPLFHSDRGFQYTSKMFQKKLNEHEIEHSMSRVGHCIDNGPTEGFWGIIKTEMYQMYEITDETSLRFAISDYIKFYSEKRPQDRYHCKPPLEIRTEALSTGQPVEYLIPRNKRIEKYKEKWCA; this is translated from the coding sequence ATGGCAATAAAGTTTTTTTATGAAACAAAGAACTGGAGTATTAATTGGATGTGTAAGCAACTTGAAATATCAAGATCTGCCTACTATAAATGGTTGCATCGCGAGATTCCTGAACAAGAAGCAGAAAATATGAAATTGGCAGAACTTATAAAGGAGTATGACGAACGCTTTAATCATATCTTAGGATATAGAAGAATGACTTCATGGATTAACCATTTCAACCATACAAGCTATAATCCTAAACGAGTACATAGAATCATGAAAAAGTTAGGAATTCATTCTGCAATTAGAAGGAAAAAGAAGAACTATACTCCCTCGACACCAGAATCTGTTTCAGAAAATAAGTTAGGCAGAGATTTTTATGCGGATGCTCCTAATAAAAAGTGGACTACGGATGTGACTGAATTTAAAGTTCCAGGTACAAACAAAAAATTGTATTTGAGCGCAATACTTGATTTATATGACAGATATCCGGTTGCATATGTAATTGGCATACGAAATGACAGTAGGCTTGTGTTTAAAACCTTTGATAAAGCACTGGCTGCCAATCCTGAAGCAAGACCACTCTTTCATAGCGATAGAGGATTCCAATACACTAGTAAAATGTTTCAAAAAAAGCTCAACGAACATGAAATAGAACATTCTATGTCACGTGTTGGGCATTGTATAGATAATGGTCCAACGGAAGGGTTTTGGGGGATTATAAAAACGGAAATGTATCAAATGTACGAGATAACAGATGAGACATCATTAAGATTTGCAATATCAGATTACATTAAATTTTATAGTGAGAAACGACCTCAGGATAGGTATCATTGTAAACCCCCACTAGAAATAAGAACGGAAGCCCTTTCCACCGGACAACCAGTTGAATATTTAATTCCACGTAACAAACGAATTGAGAAATATAAAGAAAAATGGTGTGCATAG
- a CDS encoding glycoside hydrolase family 3 C-terminal domain-containing protein, protein MEREKIQNLISQMTLEEKAGMCSGADFWNLKGIERLGIPKVMVTDGPHGIRKQAEAADHLGINESEKAICFPAGCATASSFDRDLIRRQGELLGQECQAMNVSTILGPAMNIKRSPLCGRNFEYYSEDPYVSTEIAAALIEGVQSKNVGTSAKHFVANNQEKRRMTNSSDADERTLREIYLASFEGAIKKAKPWTVMSSYNRINGEFVGDNKEYLTDILRKEWGFDGYVVSDWGAVNDRISSLAAGLDLEMPPGDYENDRLIVKAVQEGKLDESVVDQACERILNIIFRYTENRDEKAVFDYEKDHKAAAEIEAECMVLLKNENEILPLTSDKKIAFIGKYAKTPRYQGGGSSHINSWKVESALEAAKEIQELANVTFAEGYQDEKDEVVEALQSEAVKAAAEADVAVLFLGLPDNFESEGYDRKHMNLPNCQNELVRKVLEVQKHVVVVLHNGSAVLMPWKDQVEGILEAYLGGEAVGKAVAEVLAGIKNPCGRLAETFPLRLEDTPCYLTYGKGFDNAVYQEGVFVGYRYYTSRKMETAFPFGYGLSYTTFAYSDLQLDKKEMSDKEHVEVSVKVKNTGKRAGKTVVQLYVAAPEAEVVRPVRELRGFEKIFLEAGEEKTVTFILGERALAYWNTLIHDWYAEEGTYKVMIGENADQMCVGEEITVHPTKELPKTYSLNTCLGELMRDPKAQTVMAPFMQGMAQNDAAMDMAEANENDQSGVVNQEMMAAMMEGMPLRQLLSFVPGIKREMLEQMVNALNQL, encoded by the coding sequence ATGGAAAGAGAGAAGATTCAGAATTTAATCTCTCAGATGACACTGGAAGAGAAAGCAGGAATGTGTTCCGGTGCTGATTTCTGGAATCTCAAGGGTATAGAACGATTAGGAATCCCGAAAGTCATGGTGACAGACGGACCGCATGGGATCAGAAAGCAGGCAGAGGCAGCAGATCATCTCGGAATCAATGAGAGTGAAAAAGCAATTTGCTTTCCGGCCGGATGTGCAACAGCATCTAGTTTCGACCGTGACTTGATCCGCAGACAGGGAGAGTTGCTCGGACAGGAATGTCAGGCAATGAATGTAAGCACAATTCTTGGACCGGCTATGAACATTAAGCGTTCACCTCTTTGTGGAAGAAACTTTGAATACTATTCAGAAGATCCGTATGTATCTACAGAGATAGCAGCGGCACTGATTGAAGGTGTTCAGAGTAAGAATGTAGGAACCAGTGCAAAGCATTTTGTAGCAAACAATCAGGAAAAGCGTCGTATGACAAACTCTTCTGATGCAGATGAAAGAACATTAAGAGAAATTTATCTGGCATCTTTTGAGGGTGCAATTAAGAAAGCAAAACCATGGACAGTAATGAGTTCGTACAATCGTATCAACGGAGAATTTGTCGGAGACAATAAAGAATATCTGACAGATATTTTAAGAAAAGAATGGGGATTTGACGGATATGTTGTTTCTGACTGGGGTGCAGTCAATGACAGGATTTCATCTCTTGCAGCGGGGCTTGACCTGGAGATGCCGCCTGGAGATTATGAAAATGACCGACTGATCGTAAAGGCAGTTCAGGAAGGAAAACTTGATGAGAGCGTAGTCGATCAGGCTTGTGAAAGAATTCTTAATATTATTTTCCGTTACACAGAAAATCGTGATGAGAAAGCTGTATTCGATTATGAAAAAGATCATAAAGCAGCGGCTGAAATCGAAGCGGAGTGTATGGTATTATTAAAGAATGAAAATGAAATTCTTCCATTGACTTCTGATAAGAAGATTGCATTTATCGGAAAATATGCAAAGACACCTAGATATCAGGGCGGTGGAAGTTCTCACATCAACAGCTGGAAAGTGGAATCCGCACTGGAAGCGGCAAAGGAGATTCAGGAGCTTGCAAATGTGACTTTTGCAGAAGGATATCAGGACGAGAAAGACGAAGTTGTAGAAGCACTTCAGAGCGAAGCAGTAAAGGCAGCGGCAGAAGCTGATGTGGCAGTTCTTTTCCTTGGACTTCCGGATAACTTTGAATCTGAAGGATATGACAGAAAGCATATGAATCTTCCGAATTGCCAGAATGAGCTTGTGAGAAAAGTGCTTGAAGTACAGAAACATGTAGTAGTAGTTCTTCATAATGGTTCTGCAGTACTTATGCCTTGGAAGGATCAGGTGGAAGGAATTCTGGAAGCTTATCTTGGAGGAGAGGCTGTAGGAAAAGCGGTTGCGGAAGTGCTTGCAGGAATCAAGAATCCTTGTGGACGTCTGGCAGAGACATTTCCACTTCGTCTGGAAGATACACCATGTTATCTGACTTATGGAAAAGGATTTGACAATGCAGTTTATCAGGAAGGTGTGTTTGTCGGATATCGCTATTACACATCCAGAAAGATGGAAACAGCATTCCCGTTTGGCTACGGATTATCTTATACAACATTTGCATACAGTGATCTTCAGTTGGATAAGAAAGAAATGTCCGACAAAGAACATGTAGAAGTAAGTGTAAAGGTTAAAAATACAGGAAAACGTGCCGGAAAGACGGTTGTTCAGCTTTATGTTGCAGCTCCGGAGGCAGAAGTGGTACGTCCGGTCAGAGAACTGAGAGGATTTGAAAAGATTTTCTTAGAAGCCGGAGAAGAAAAGACCGTTACATTTATACTGGGCGAGAGAGCATTGGCTTACTGGAATACATTGATCCATGACTGGTATGCAGAGGAAGGCACTTATAAAGTCATGATCGGCGAAAATGCAGATCAGATGTGTGTAGGGGAAGAAATCACAGTACATCCTACAAAAGAACTTCCAAAAACATATTCCTTAAATACTTGCCTTGGTGAACTGATGCGTGATCCAAAAGCACAGACTGTAATGGCACCATTTATGCAAGGAATGGCACAGAATGATGCGGCAATGGATATGGCAGAAGCAAATGAAAATGATCAGTCAGGAGTTGTGAATCAGGAAATGATGGCAGCGATGATGGAAGGTATGCCGCTTCGTCAGCTTCTAAGCTTTGTTCCGGGAATTAAGAGAGAGATGCTTGAGCAGATGGTAAATGCGTTGAATCAATTATAG
- a CDS encoding aspartate kinase, with translation MLTVMKFGGSSVADLEHIRNVAKRCIEKQQAGSQVVVVLSAMGKTTDNLIATAKQITEQPSRRELDMLLSTGEQVSVSLMAMTLIQMGVSAVSLNAWQVPMQTTSTYQNARFKRIDSERIRKELDANKIVVVTGFQGINKYEDITTLGRGGSDTTAVALAAELHADVCEIYTDVDGVYTADPRIVPDAQKMEEITYDEMLEMASLGAKVLHSRCVEIAKKYGVELLVCSSLNRNSGTIVRENTKMEKMLISGVAADKNVAKIRVAGLGNDPDSTFRLLNLLDKNNLNIDVMIQSLGKDGTKSVSFTVAKPDLLRALDLLNDNKDYLGIKKLDSDEKVAKVSVIGAGIRSHSGVAAKMFGALASIGVNTEMVTTSEIRITVLIDEEYTDLAMRKLHETFIN, from the coding sequence ATGCTTACAGTAATGAAATTTGGCGGAAGTTCAGTCGCTGATCTGGAACACATCCGCAATGTAGCAAAACGCTGTATCGAAAAACAGCAGGCCGGCAGTCAGGTTGTTGTTGTTCTTTCCGCAATGGGAAAAACAACAGATAATTTAATTGCAACAGCTAAGCAGATTACTGAACAGCCGTCCAGAAGGGAACTGGACATGCTGCTTTCAACAGGAGAGCAAGTATCTGTATCGTTGATGGCCATGACGCTGATCCAGATGGGAGTCAGCGCAGTATCGTTAAATGCATGGCAGGTACCGATGCAGACAACGTCAACTTATCAGAATGCACGATTTAAACGAATCGACTCAGAGCGTATCCGAAAAGAGCTGGATGCCAATAAGATTGTAGTTGTAACAGGATTTCAGGGGATTAACAAATATGAAGATATTACAACTCTTGGCCGTGGCGGATCGGATACAACAGCAGTTGCTTTAGCAGCAGAACTCCATGCAGATGTCTGTGAGATTTATACAGATGTAGATGGTGTTTATACTGCAGACCCACGTATCGTACCGGATGCACAAAAGATGGAAGAGATTACTTACGACGAGATGCTGGAAATGGCTTCTCTTGGGGCAAAAGTCCTCCATAGCAGATGTGTGGAAATCGCAAAAAAATATGGTGTGGAACTCTTAGTATGCTCCAGCCTGAACCGAAATTCCGGAACAATTGTAAGGGAGAATACAAAAATGGAAAAAATGTTAATCAGCGGTGTAGCAGCCGATAAAAATGTAGCTAAAATTCGTGTTGCCGGACTCGGAAATGACCCAGACAGCACATTCCGTTTATTGAATTTATTAGACAAGAATAACCTCAATATCGATGTTATGATCCAGTCACTTGGCAAAGACGGAACAAAATCTGTTTCATTTACAGTAGCTAAACCAGACCTTCTTCGTGCGTTAGATTTATTGAACGACAACAAAGATTATCTTGGAATTAAAAAATTAGATTCCGATGAAAAAGTTGCTAAGGTATCTGTCATTGGTGCGGGTATTCGTTCACATTCCGGTGTCGCTGCTAAAATGTTCGGGGCACTGGCTAGTATCGGTGTAAATACAGAGATGGTCACTACTTCAGAAATCCGTATTACAGTTCTGATCGATGAAGAATACACAGATCTTGCAATGCGTAAATTGCATGAAACATTTATTAACTAA
- a CDS encoding helix-turn-helix domain-containing protein, with the protein MSKYSKEIIIKVCEEYLYGNLSEMELCDKYGIHFKNGNSIITDWIPRYLQDGVDAFLPSSGNRNYLSSDKISAVEDYIAGKGSLRTIAARYGIPSKETLRRWVLLYNANRKLRDYNPKREVYMAESRKKTTIEERKKIVDYCINHNHDYKGTASIYGVSYNQVYSWVRKYITQGEEGLTDRRGQHKTDEEVDELERLRRENARLKRQLQEKDMLAELLKKVQDFERM; encoded by the coding sequence ATGTCTAAATATTCAAAAGAAATAATTATAAAAGTATGTGAAGAATACTTATATGGAAACCTTTCAGAAATGGAATTATGTGATAAATATGGCATTCATTTCAAAAATGGCAATTCTATTATCACTGATTGGATTCCAAGATATCTTCAGGATGGAGTTGATGCATTTCTTCCTTCTAGTGGTAACAGAAATTATTTATCATCTGATAAGATTTCGGCGGTTGAAGATTATATTGCTGGAAAAGGTAGTTTAAGAACGATTGCTGCTCGATACGGAATTCCTTCAAAAGAAACACTTAGACGATGGGTTTTATTGTATAATGCTAATAGAAAACTTCGGGATTATAATCCTAAACGGGAGGTTTATATGGCAGAATCAAGAAAAAAAACAACCATTGAAGAACGTAAGAAAATCGTGGATTACTGTATTAATCACAACCACGATTATAAAGGAACAGCAAGTATTTATGGTGTTTCTTATAATCAGGTCTATTCTTGGGTAAGAAAGTATATTACACAAGGTGAAGAAGGATTAACTGATAGGCGAGGACAACATAAAACAGATGAAGAAGTAGATGAATTAGAACGCCTTCGTAGAGAAAATGCTCGCCTAAAAAGACAATTACAAGAAAAGGATATGTTGGCTGAATTATTAAAAAAAGTACAGGATTTCGAAAGGATGTGA
- a CDS encoding helix-turn-helix domain-containing protein, whose protein sequence is MKKNYSLINFIKAYYPDSNIPMYLFSDEKCIFCMPEQDELTYPPFQYLQELFSGSERITYCTTEYGIMFCSLRLNHCKNGYIIFGPVTTVPYSDSDLQRLYKDYMVSNDSRSDFNSFLRQIPCLSLSSLLKKCIFLNYCLHEELLSLEQLTSIGHVSSENDVMSDTSLLLEETYQKKENEQHNRTYILEEEILKLVRTGDCEGFKKFAYSESNFHIGVTGSTALRQLKNNIIITTTLCTRAAIDGGLDYDTAYQLSDYFIQSSERLTSADRLTDLLGKISYTFAEKVAQAKTPVSTDERMQKAIRYIQQNTNQHLTVGDVADYVGFSKSYFSAYFKKTLGFSVSAFILRCKLEEGRELLQYTDKSISTISEFLCFSSQSHFHTAFKKQFGMTPSEYRKSTNG, encoded by the coding sequence ATGAAAAAGAATTATTCTCTGATTAATTTTATAAAAGCTTATTACCCAGATTCGAATATCCCCATGTATCTTTTTTCGGATGAAAAATGTATTTTCTGCATGCCGGAACAGGACGAACTAACTTATCCTCCATTCCAATATCTTCAAGAACTTTTTTCAGGTTCCGAGCGTATCACTTACTGTACAACTGAATATGGGATCATGTTTTGTTCTCTCAGATTAAATCACTGTAAAAATGGTTACATTATTTTTGGTCCGGTCACAACTGTGCCTTATTCTGATTCTGATCTGCAACGTTTATACAAAGACTACATGGTATCAAACGACAGCCGCTCTGACTTCAATTCCTTTCTTCGTCAGATTCCATGTCTGTCCCTGAGCTCTCTGTTAAAGAAATGCATCTTCCTCAACTACTGCCTGCACGAAGAGCTTCTTTCACTTGAACAGCTCACATCTATCGGACATGTATCGTCTGAAAATGATGTCATGTCAGATACCTCTCTTCTTTTAGAAGAAACCTATCAAAAGAAGGAAAATGAGCAGCACAACCGGACTTATATTCTTGAAGAAGAGATTCTAAAGCTTGTCCGCACCGGTGACTGCGAAGGGTTTAAAAAATTCGCCTATAGCGAGAGCAATTTTCACATTGGCGTTACAGGCTCCACTGCCCTGCGCCAGTTAAAGAATAATATTATCATTACCACGACACTCTGCACCCGTGCCGCGATTGATGGAGGGCTTGATTACGATACTGCTTATCAGCTCTCCGACTATTTCATTCAATCTTCAGAGCGTCTGACAAGTGCAGATCGTTTAACTGATCTTCTTGGGAAAATCAGTTATACTTTTGCCGAAAAAGTAGCGCAAGCAAAAACGCCCGTCTCAACAGACGAGCGCATGCAAAAAGCCATTCGATATATTCAGCAGAATACAAACCAGCATCTCACCGTCGGAGATGTCGCTGATTATGTTGGATTCAGCAAATCTTACTTCTCTGCTTATTTCAAGAAAACACTTGGTTTCTCAGTCAGCGCATTCATCCTGCGCTGTAAACTGGAAGAAGGAAGAGAACTTCTGCAATACACAGATAAGTCCATCAGTACGATCAGTGAATTCCTCTGCTTCTCAAGTCAGAGCCATTTTCATACCGCATTCAAAAAACAATTCGGAATGACACCTTCTGAATATAGGAAGAGTACCAACGGGTGA
- a CDS encoding phosphatase PAP2 family protein has product MGIEFQILDALQKIHTPILDKCMAAITSLGNAGIIWIILAAVLLIYPKTRKTGIIVAAALIVDLILCNVILKNLIARTRPYDINTAVQIIIAKPHDYSFPSGHTAASFASVAALYLAGAKKGWKIAGVLAVLIAFSRLYFYVHFPTDVLGGIVFGILSGVIGYKIVKKKIG; this is encoded by the coding sequence ATGGGAATTGAATTTCAAATTCTGGATGCTTTACAGAAAATCCATACACCAATATTGGACAAGTGCATGGCAGCAATTACAAGCTTGGGAAATGCAGGCATTATCTGGATTATACTGGCAGCGGTGTTATTGATTTATCCGAAGACTAGAAAGACAGGAATTATTGTAGCGGCTGCTTTAATCGTAGATTTAATATTGTGCAATGTAATCTTAAAGAATCTGATTGCAAGGACAAGACCATATGATATAAATACTGCGGTGCAGATTATTATAGCAAAACCACATGATTATTCATTTCCATCAGGGCATACGGCAGCATCCTTTGCTTCCGTAGCGGCTCTGTATTTGGCAGGTGCAAAAAAAGGATGGAAAATTGCAGGAGTTTTGGCAGTATTGATTGCATTTTCAAGATTATATTTTTATGTACATTTTCCAACAGATGTGTTGGGTGGAATTGTGTTTGGAATCCTGTCAGGTGTGATTGGGTATAAGATAGTGAAGAAGAAAATAGGGTGA